One Vigna unguiculata cultivar IT97K-499-35 chromosome 11, ASM411807v1, whole genome shotgun sequence DNA window includes the following coding sequences:
- the LOC114168204 gene encoding alpha carbonic anhydrase 7-like produces the protein MENLTKHAVICSLLTALVFSSCPITMSQSDSENEFTYDMKGKTGPDKWGDLKPDWNLCKMGSMQSPIDFSNDKIEKVTNLEELQTNYRPSRASIKNRGYDIKVEWHGDKSSVKINGTKYRLVQSHWHSPSEHAIDGTRLDLELHMVHQTPSGQIAVVGIMYRAGRADPFLSSLTEVLEALSDKTGAEKEVAELDPNLVMERASAAFYYRYIGSLTSPPCSENVVWTVFREVRSVSQEQIKMLKEAVEDHAISNARPLQKLNNRVVQFNDPEVKD, from the exons ATGGAAAATCTTACCAAGCACGCTGTGATTTGCAGTTTATTAACAGCACTTGTTTTTTCATCATGCCCAATAACAATGTCTCAAAGTG ATTCAGAGAACGAGTTTACCTATGATATGAAGGGCAAGACAGGACCAGATAAATGGGGAGACCTAAAACCTGATTGGAACCTGTGCAAGATGGGATCCATGCAATCCCCAATTGATTTCTCGAATGATAAGATTGAAAAAGTAACTAATTTGGAAGAACTTCAAACCAACTATAGACCATCCAGAGCAAGTATTAAAAATAGGGGCTACGATATCAAG GTGGAATGGCATGGGGACAAAAGCAGTGTAAAAATTAATGGAACTAAGTATAGACTTGTACAGTCTCATTGGCATTCTCCCTCTGAACATGCCATTGATGGCACAAG GTTGGATCTAGAGTTGCACATGGTGCACCAAACTCCATCAGGACAAATTGCAGTGGTTGGAATAATGTACAGGGCTGGAAGAGCAGATCCTTTTTTGTCATCG TTAACGGAAGTTTTAGAGGCCCTTTCTGATAAAACTGGAGCAGAAAAAGAAGTGGCTGAACTGGATCCTAATCTGGTTATGGAACGCGCAAGCGCAGCATTTTATTACAGATATATTGGTTCTCTCACATCTCCTCCATGCTCTGAGAATGTTGTTTGGACCGTCTTCAGAGAG GTGAGATCGGTTTCTCAGGAGCAAATCAAAATGCTTAAAGAGGCCGTTGAAGAT CATGCAATTTCCAATGCAAGACCGTTGCAGAAATTGAACAACCGCGTAGTGCAGTTCAATGATCCCGAAGTTAAAGATTAG
- the LOC114168804 gene encoding lysM domain receptor-like kinase 4 — protein sequence MGNLVLVHKIMLHLWFAAWICLGVCSAYNQNNCTSNEIGLGTRYSCKSTHDSCETFVVYRANKNFNTISSVSKLFNKSSDEVLLKNNLVSSSLSLVLKQGKEVLIPVNCTCSGTYYQTRLSYKVIDNTTFSEVACGVFEGLLSRLTLAEENLSQGNEPEAGSELHVPLICVCPNSENSTWSKKVKYLVTYPLIANDDPDKVSEKFQISPQEFYAVNKLNSMSTVYPNTVVLVPLEDGPIRILDIPDSPSPPPGFLPTNPVDKTQQYTKPSHLYIAGSVIGFLLLITLLASGFYIKRLRKIDVVHSLSTTNSLTLWSPTRSSQISTQTGKSNTTWCLSPDLLVGIKYYLLNYTIEEIQKGTKNFSQENNISRGGDFVYKGRVNDVEVMVKRMRLEDTQKVIDLHSKINHINIVNLLGVCYGESNDSWSYLVFELPKNGCLRECLSDRCNALNWYKRTQIAFDIATCLYYLHCCSFPSYAHMNVSSRNIFITADCRGKLADVGRALAASATLRKSNDTVEIPKGLVAPEFLSHGSVSEKVDIFAFGVVLLELISGRDNFDGKKMKDSMGFLLGEASEGGCFEGLRSFMDPNLKDYSLPEALCLSFLAKDCVADDPLRRPSMDDIMKVLAKMV from the coding sequence ATGGGAAATCTTGTACTTGTGCACAAAATTATGCTTCATCTGTGGTTTGCTGCATGGATTTGCTTAGGTGTGTGCTCTGCTTACAACCAAAACAATTGTACTTCGAATGAGATTGGGCTAGGAACAAGGTACAGCTGCAAGTCAACGCATGATTCATGCGAAACATTCGTGGTGTATAGAGCTAACAAAAATTTCAACACCATTTCTAGTGTCTCAAAGCTCTTCAACAAGAGCTCTGATGAGGTGCTTCTGAAGAACAACCTCGTATCTTCCTCTTTGTCCCTTGTACTCAAACAAGGTAAGGAGGTGCTTATTCCTGTTAACTGCACCTGCTCTGGCACGTATTATCAAACCAGGTTAAGCTATAAAGTCATTGACAACACAACATTTTCCGAGGTTGCTTGTGGTGTTTTTGAAGGGCTGCTAAGTCGTCTCACACTGGCTGAGGAAAACCTCTCACAAGGTAATGAACCAGAAGCTGGTTCTGAGCTTCATGTACCTCTCATATGTGTTTGTCCAAACAGTGAGAATTCCACCTGGAGCAAGAAGGTGAAGTACCTTGTCACGTACCCTCTTATAGCAAATGATGATCCTGACAAAGTGAGTGAAAAATTTCAAATCTCACCACAAGAGTTTTATGCAGTGAATAAATTGAATTCCATGTCAACTGTTTATCCTAACACAGTTGTTCTAGTTCCATTAGAGGATGGTCCAATCAGAATACTTGATATTCCTGACTCTCCTTCTCCACCTCCAGGTTTTCTTCCAACAAATCCAGTGGACAAGACACAACAATACACAAAACCATCACATTTGTACATTGCAGGGTCTGTCATCGGATTTTTGTTGCTCATAACATTGCTTGCTAGCGGATTTTACATAAAGAGATTGAGAAAAATTGATGTTGTTCATTCCCTCAGCACGACCAACTCCCTCACTTTGTGGTCACCAACTAGAAGCTCTCAGATATCCACACAAACGGGTAAAAGCAACACAACTTGGTGCCTGTCCCCGGATCTTCTTGTTGGAATAAAGTACTACTTACTCAACTACACCATAGAGGAGATTCAGAAGGGAACCAAGAATTTCAGTCAAGAAAACAACATCAGTAGAGGAGGTGACTTTGTCTATAAGGGCAGAGTCAATGATGTTGAGGTGATGGTGAAGAGGATGAGGTTGGAAGACACACAAAAGGTGATTGATTTACATTCTAAGATCAACCACATTAATATTGTGAACTTGCTTGGTGTCTGTTATGGTGAGAGCAATGATTCATGGTCTTATTTAGTGTTTGAGTTGCCTAAGAATGGATGTTTGAGGGAGTGCTTATCTGATAGATGCAATGCTCTAAACTGGTACAAAAGGACACAAATTGCCTTTGATATTGCGACATGTCTCTACTATTTACATTGCTGTTCTTTTCCTTCCTATGCTCACATGAATGTCAGTAGCAGAAACATATTCATAACAGCTGACTGTAGGGGGAAACTGGCAGATGTTGGAAGAGCTTTGGCTGCTAGTGCCACACTCAGAAAAAGCAATGATACTGTGGAGATTCCCAAAGGATTGGTGGCACCAGAGTTCCTCTCACATGGCTCAGTTTCTGAAAAAGTTGACATTTTTGCATTTGGGGTTGTGTTGCTTGAGCTGATATCAGGAAGGGACAATTTTGATGggaaaaagatgaaagattCCATGGGATTCTTGTTGGGGGAGGCCAGTGAAGGTGGTTGTTTTGAAGGGTTAAGGAGTTTCATGGATCCTAATCTAAAGGATTACTCTCTTCCAGAGGCTTTGTGTTTGTCTTTTCTGGCAAAGGATTGTGTGGCAGATGATCCTTTGCGTAGGCCAAGTATGGATGATATCATGAAAGTCCTTGCAAAAATGGTTTAG